A genomic region of Candidozyma auris chromosome 5, complete sequence contains the following coding sequences:
- a CDS encoding S8 family peptidase, with amino-acid sequence MRISTLTFIFVLGNALGALIPLHNDNVDIEKRTVEAPQVEQRDALAPLFKVAAPVKSRFIVVYKDDISDEDKDNEFAWISSLLARRDGADTLKSFDIASFRGYVGNFDDSTVERIRNSGTVKYVEEDAEVEASSITTENTESWGLARISSRSLPKDKKYIYDTDGGKGVTTYVVDSGVKTDDPDFEGRAKVGAVIAWSDEPDSAKAHGTHVAGTVGSKTWGVAKKVDIISVSVFNPTGKAYISDILKGFEYCIADHKQKVNAQVKGYRGATLNMSIGGVKSTAWTDGLNALVDNGIHAVVAAGNENKQACDFSPGLSKAITVGGIDDSDNAYVNMNGGSCVDINAPAVNVPSVGTSQSPTYMTGTSMASPHVAGLAAYYLSLQPGLGSEFSDSLVAPAELRKRLLNIATKDTISNLKKDTPNLLAYNGASLPGAFWL; translated from the coding sequence TTCATCTTCGTTTTGGGCAACGCCTTAGGGGCGTTGATCCCGTTGCACAACGATAATGTTGACATCGAAAAAAGGACCGTTGAGGCGCCGCAGGTGGAACAGAGAGACGCTTTGGCGCCGTTGTTTAAGGTAGCGGCCCCAGTCAAATCAAGGTTCATTGTGGTGTACAAGGATGACATCTCGGACGAAGACAAAGACAACGAGTTTGCGTGGATCAGCAGTTTGTTGGCAAGGCGTGATGGAGCAGACACTTTGAAGTCGTTTGACATCGCTTCTTTCCGTGGCTACGTGGGTAATTTCGATGACAGCACCGTCGAGCGGATCAGAAACAGCGGTACAGTCAAGTATGTGGAAGAAGACGCCGAGGTGGAGGCCAGCAGTATCACCACCGAGAATACCGAGTCTTGGGGACTTGCAAGAATCTCTAGTCGCTCGTTGCCCAAAGACAAAAAGTATATCTACGATACTGACGGCGGCAAGGGTGTCACCACGTATGTGGTAGACTCAGGTGTCAAAACGGACGATCCAGATTTCGAGGGCCGGGCAAAGGTCGGTGCTGTTATCGCTTGGTCCGATGAGCCTGATAGTGCCAAGGCACATGGCACTCATGTTGCTGGCACTGTTGGTAGCAAAACCTGGGGAGTGGCCAAGAAAGTCGACATCATTTCCGTGAGTGTGTTTAATCCTACTGGAAAAGCCTACATTTCCGATATCCTCAAGGGCTTTGAATATTGTATTGCCGACCACAAGCAAAAGGTCAATGCCCAAGTGAAGGGCTACAGAGGAGCTACTTTGAATATGTCGATTGGAGGAGTCAAATCTACAGCGTGGACCGACGGTCTTAATGCCCTTGTTGACAATGGGATCCATGCGGTGGTTGCAGCTGGCAACGAAAACAAGCAAGCCTGTGACTTTTCGCCAGGGTTGTCCAAGGCGATCACCGTTGGTGGTATAGACGACTCTGACAATGCTTACGTAAACATGAACGGCGGCTCCTGTGTTGACATCAATGCTCCAGCAGTCAACGTGCCTTCTGTCGGCACCAGCCAAAGCCCTACCTACATGACTGGCACTTCGATGGCCTCTCCCCACGTTGCTGGGTTAGCTGCGTACTACTTGTCGTTGCAACCCGGTTTAGGCTCTGAGTTCAGCGATTCGCTTGTTGCTCCTGCTGAGCTTAGAAAGAGACTCTTGAACATTGCCACCAAGGACACCATCTCCAATCTCAAGAAGGACACTCCCAACTTGCTTGCGTACAACGGTGCCTCGTTGCCTGGCGCCTTCTGGCTATAA
- the ZWF1 gene encoding glucose-6-phosphate dehydrogenase codes for MSTDSFGDHVSIVVFGASGDLAKKKTFPALFGLYRENQLPHTVNIIGYARSNLTTEDLRERIKENLKLKDEKAKSKVDGFLQLISYISGPYDKPEGFEKLHKAIEDYDSKNKVKKSERLFYLALPPSVFTTVASHIKKYVYPENGRVRLIVEKPFGRDLETSRQLQKDLAPLFTEEELYRIDHYLGKEMVKNLLVLRFGNELWSGVWNNRHISSVQISFKEAFGTEGRGGYFDSIGIIRDVMQNHLLQVLTLLTMERPVSFDPEAVRDEKVKVLKAFDKFDPEDILIGQYGKSEDGTKPAYLDDETVNKDSRCCTYAALAVNIHNERWDGVPFVLRAGKALDESKVEIRIQFKQVAKGIFQEIHRNELVIRVQPNEAVYTKINSKIPGISTQTSLTDLDLTYSNRYSKDFWIPEAYEALIRDCYLGNHANFVRDDELDVSWKLFTPLLEYIESDSAPRPEIYPYGSKGPHGLRQFLTDHNYVFSEAGSYQWPLTRPNVKGKI; via the coding sequence ATGTCAACAGATTCGTTTGGCGACCACGTGTCTATTGTCGTTTTCGGCGCTTCCGGCGACcttgccaaaaagaaaacctTCCCAGCGCTTTTTGGTCTTTACAGGGAGAATCAATTGCCTCACACTGTCAACATTATTGGATACGCCAGATCAAACTTGACAACTGAGGATTTGAGAGAAAGAATCAAGgaaaacttgaagttgaaggatgaAAAGGCCAAAAGCAAAGTCGACGGCTTTTTGCAGTTGATCTCATACATTTCAGGCCCTTACGACAAGCCAGAGGGTTTTGAGAAACTCCATAAAGCTATCGAGGATTATGATTCAAAAAACAAGGTGAAAAAGTCTGAGCGCTTGTTCTACTTGGCCCTTCCACCATCTGTGTTTACCACTGTGGCCTCTCATATCAAAAAGTACGTTTACCCAGAGAACGGCAGAGTCAGGCTTATCGTTGAAAAGCCGTTTGGTCGTGATTTGGAGACATCCAGACAATTGCAGAAGGACTTGGCGCCACTTTTTACCGAGGAAGAATTGTACAGAATCGACCACTACTTGGGTAAGGAGATGGTGAAAAACTTGTTGGTATTGCGTTTTGGCAATGAGTTGTGGTCGGGTGTATGGAACAACAGACACATTTCATCGGTGCAGATTTCCTTTAAGGAGGCTTTTGGCACCGAGGGAAGAGGTGGCTACTTTGACCTGATTGGCATCATCAGAGACGTCATGCAAAACCACTTGTTGCAAGTATTGACTCTTTTGACAATGGAAAGACCTGTGTCTTTTGATCCAGAGGCAGTGAGAGACGAGAAGGTTAAGGTTCTTAAGGCCTTTGACAAGTTTGACCCTGAGGATATCTTGATTGGTCAGTACGGCAAATCAGAAGATGGTACCAAGCCCGCCTACTTGGATGACGAGACTGTCAACAAGGATTCCAGATGTTGCACCTACGCTGCTTTGGCTGTCAACATTCACAATGAGAGATGGGATGGTGTTCCATTCGTCTTGAGAGCGGGTAAAGCTTTGGATGAGTCCAAGGTTGAAATCAGAATTCAGTTCAAGCAGGTTGCCAAGGGCATTTTCCAGGAGATTCACAGAAATGAGTTGGTGATCAGAGTTCAACCAAATGAGGCGGTGTACACCAAAATCAACTCGAAGATCCCAGGCATTTCTACTCAAACATCTTTAACTGACTTGGACTTGACCTACTCCAACAGATATTCGAAGGACTTCTGGATTCCCGAGGCTTACGAAGCATTGATCAGAGACTGTTACTTGGGCAACCACGCCAACTTTGTCAGAGATGATGAGTTGGATGTTTCCTGGAAGTTGTTTACGCCTTTGTTGGAATACATTGAATCCGACCTGGCTCCAAGACCAGAAATCTACCCATATGGCTCCAAGGGACCTCATGGTTTGAGACAATTTTTGACCGACCATAACTATGTCTTCTCTGAGGCAGGCTCCTACCAATGGCCCTTGACCCGTCCAAACGTGAAGGGCAAGATTTGA
- the KEX2 gene encoding kexin KEX2: protein MKLSPLVLLQCLVALAAAFAVPAKDYAQRQYFVVEIDHSRSGKPLHDFITKHQDYRFEHPVRGLDDHFVFSVEQNHDHLAMLGNFNSDPHNLIKRAPGLEGAYDSLTSHPGLKSVHMLHPKRLERRMPVPIEFDSDQMDPRGVDIVDSSQEGLKEVSDKLDINDPLFVRQWHLVNTRYPGNDVNVKNLWLKGITGHNVTVAVIDDGLDHDSEDLKANFNAEGSWDFNDNTNLPTPRLFDDYHGTRCAGEIAAVKNDVCGIGVAYEGKVAGIRILSGAISSEEEAAAMIYGLEHNDIYSCSWGPRDNGKTVAAPDMLVRKAMIKGIQDGRQGKGAVYVFASGNGRQYDDQCNFDGYTNSIYSITVGAIDHKNQWPFYAEACSAVMVVTYSAGSGEHIHTTDIKKKCSNTHGGTSAAAPLAAGIYALVLEANPNLTWRDVQHVSARAAVTVNEHDGEYQETALGLKYSHKYGYGKIDAEKLVEEAKKWKNVKPQAWYYSDKVQVDKSVKSGPLESSEVISSSLNVTKEDLELVNLEKVEHVTVTVSIDSTVRGQIQVNLISPHGVVSKLAQRRALDMSSKGLQNWTFSSVAHFGEDGVGEWKLEVSSSRGENDIRLKDWSIRLFGESIDADKAVKYDITRDYAAERRELQKNKSKSTSSTETVTSTTSSTTSSSTTRVEATATSQEATTSSTETTKTNEKEAEKTEKPEKPDSSDDSSDEDSDKEDDKPEDGKQDNNKHYAADHAGQYFMALAVIGFIIAIITMKCHKSPGSTRRRRRDDYEFDIIPGEDYSDSEEDERDSLDLGTQREREQETLFDDFNAETLPDYEDEMFQIGDEGDAHEDDRDSRDTSKPKANEESSSAETPESYHEGSERGSQEGLVDGEEGR from the coding sequence ATGAAGCTCCTGCCGCTCGTTTTGCTCCAGTGCCTCGTGGCGCTTGCAGCAGCGTTCGCCGTGCCCGCCAAAGACTACGCCCAAAGACAGTATTTTGTTGTCGAGATCGACCACTCTCGCCTGGGCAAACCCTTGCACGATTTCATCACCAAGCACCAAGACTATCGCTTTGAACACCCTGTGCGTGGATTAGACGACCATTTCGTGTTTAGCGTGGAACAGAACCACGACCATCTTGCCATGTTGGGCAACTTCAACCTGGATCCTCACAACCTCATCAAGAGAGCCCCTGGCCTCGAAGGGGCGTACGACTCCTTGACGCTGCATCCGGGCTTGAAGCTGGTGCACATGTTGCACCCCAAACGGCTCGAGCGCAGAATGCCCGTGCCCATCGAGTTTGACTCGGACCAGATGGACCCTCGTGGGGTTGACATTGTTGACTCTCTGCAAGAGGGCTTGAAGGAAGTCAGCGACAAGCTTGACATCAACGATCCGCTATTTGTGCGCCAGTGGCACTTGGTCAACACTCGTTATCCTGGAAATGACGTCAACGTGAAGAACTTGTGGTTGAAAGGGATTACGGGCCACAACGTCACGGTCGCTGTTATTGACGATGGCTTAGACCACGATCTGGAAGACCTAAAGGCCAACTTCAACGCTGAAGGGTCGTGGGATTTCAATGACAATACAAATTTGCCTACCCCCAGACTTTTTGATGACTACCACGGCACTAGATGCGCCGGTGAGATTGCTGCGGTCAAGAATGACGTGTGTGGCATTGGTGTGGCATACGAGGGCAAAGTGGCTGGTATCCGTATTCTTTCCGGTGCCATATCTtcggaagaagaggctgcTGCCATGATTTATGGGTTGGAACACAATGATATATATTCCTGTTCTTGGGGCCCCAGAGATAACGGTAAGACCGTGGCTGCACCAGATATGCTTGTTCGTAAGGCAATGATCAAGGGCATTCAGGATGGCCGCCAGGGCAAAGGTGCTGTTTACGTTTTTGCTAGCGGAAACGGTCGTCAGTATGATGACCAATGCAACTTCGATGGCTACACTAACTCGATCTATTCCATCACCGTGGGGGCTATCGACCACAAAAATCAATGGCCCTTTTATGCCGAAGCATGCTCTGCCGTCATGGTTGTTACTTATAGTGCTGGCTCAGGTGAACACATTCATACTACTGacatcaaaaagaaatgctCAAATACCCATGGTGGTACCTCTGCAGCGGCTCCTTTGGCTGCGGGTATCTATGCCTTGGTATTGGAGGCGAACCCCAATCTTACTTGGAGAGATGTCCAGCATGTATCTGCCAGAGCCGCAGTGACAGTTAACGAACATGATGGAGAATACCAAGAAACTGCTCTTGGACTCAAGTACTCTCACAAGTATGGTTACGGTAAAATTGATGCCGAGAAACTCGTGGAGGAGGCGAAGAAGTGGAAGAATGTCAAGCCTCAGGCATGGTATTACAGTGATAAAGTCCAAGTGGACAAAAGCGTTAAGTCTGGCCCCCTCGAATCCAGTGAAGTGATCTCTAGCTCTTTGAATGTCACAAAGGAAGACCTTGAGCTCGTGAACCTCGAGAAAGTTGAGCATGTCACTGTCACTGTAAGCATTGATTCCACTGTTAGAGGTCAGATTCAAGTGAATTTGATTTCACCTCATGGTGTTGTGAGCAAACTTGCTCAGAGAAGGGCCCTAGATATGTCAAGCAAAGGTCTTCAAAATTGGACATTCCTGTCTGTTGCGCATTTTGGCGAAGACGGAGTTGGGGAGTGGAAGCTAGAAGTTTCTAGCTCTCGTGGAGAGAATGATATCAGGTTAAAAGACTGGCTGATTCGTCTTTTCGGAGAGTCCATCGATGCCGATAAGGCTGTCAAGTACGATATCACTCGTGACTACGCGGCTGAGCGCCGCGAGTTGCAGAAGAATAAGTCTAAGTCGACGTCTTCAACCGAAACAGTTACCTCCACCACAAGCCTGACGACCTCCAGTAGTACTACACGTGTTGAAGCCACTGCTACTTCTCAAGAGGCAACCACTTCTTCTACCGAAACGACAAAGACGaacgaaaaagaagctgaaaagaCAGAAAAGCCCGAGAAGCCCGACAGCTCCGATGACAGCAGCGACGAGGACTCTGATAAGGAAGACGACAAGCCAGAAGATGGAAAGCAGGACAACAATAAGCACTACGCTGCAGACCATGCTGGCCAATACTTCATGGCGTTGGCAGTGATTGGATTCATAATCGCCATCATCACGATGAAGTGCCACAAATCTCCTGGTAGCACGCGTCGTCGTAGGAGAGATGATTATGAATTCGACATCATTCCAGGAGAGGATTACAGCGACAGCGAAGAGGACGAGAGAGACTCGCTCGATTTGGGGACTCAACGCGAGCGTGAGCAAGAGACAttatttgatgatttcaatgCAGAAACCTTGCCTGATTATGAAGACGAGATGTTTCAGATTGGCGACGAAGGAGACGctcatgaagatgacagAGATTCTCGAGACACGTCCAAACCAAAGGCCAATGAAGAGTCGCTGAGTGCTGAAACTCCAGAAAGCTACCACGAAGGCAGCGAACGCGGCAGTCAAGAGGGACTTGTTGacggtgaagaaggaaggtAA
- the NAR1 gene encoding iron-sulfur cluster assembly protein NAR1 produces MSAILSADDLNDFISPGVACVKPVESAKNDQEAGEVEIQIDENGNPLEISKIDGKVAALSPAQISLADCLACSGCITSAEEVLVAQHSHEQLLKAIQENDNKKVFVASISHQSRASLAHAYKLPVGEMDRLLVNLLANQMGFQYIVGTALGRKLSLLQEAQGVMSRRSADGSSKAPVLSSICPGWVLYAEKTHPYVLPMLSTTKSPQQITGCLLKTLVAKELGISRSDIYHLSIMPCFDKKLESARPENTPVETAAPDVDCVLTAKELVNLLENSKYELMPTNAAKIASQNANIYNLMAPSLWPHKELSWANDSGSSSGGYAYNYLMLTRNHMVCTRPETYSEADFEVVTIEGKNSDLYELRLMHKPSGQKIASAAVVNGFKNIQNLVRKLKPAPGGASKQGKVNPLAARRRARMGAKNGSPASEAASDTADASKCDYVEVMACPDGCINGGGQITRPQDIAEKEWLSQVKDIYRDIGTVDISSMDNAEMAKKMEQWAESFCEESQIPTERLFATHFNEVEKPTDPNAVLLGAKW; encoded by the coding sequence atGAGTGCCATACTCTCTGCTGACGATCTAAATGATTTCATATCGCCAGGAGTCGCATGCGTCAAACCAGTGGAGCTGGCAAAGAACGATCAGGAAGCGGGAGAGGTCGAAATCCAGATAGATGAGAACGGGAACCCACTAGAGATCTCCAAGATCGACGGAAAAGTCGCTGCTCTTTCTCCAGCACAGATCTCGTTGGCAGACTGCTTAGCCTGTTCTGGATGCATCACGTCTGCCGAGGAAGTTCTTGTGGCGCAACACTCTCACGAACAGCTACTAAAAGCCATACAAGAAAACGATAACAAGAAGGTGTTTGTTGCTAGTATCAGCCACCAGCTGCGTGCTTCGTTGGCTCATGCCTACAAGCTTCCAGTGGGGGAAATGGATCGACTCTTGGTGAATTTACTCGCAAACCAGATGGGCTTTCAGTACATAGTGGGCACGGCCTTGGGCAGAAAGCTTTCGTTACTTCAGGAGGCACAAGGCGTTATGTCAAGGAGACTGGCGGATGGCAGCTCCAAAGCTCCTGTTTTACTGTCGATCTGCCCCGGGTGGGTGCTTTATGCCGAAAAGACCCATCCCTATGTGTTGCCTATGCTCTCTACAACAAAGTCTCCCCAGCAGATTACGGGCTGTCTTCTCAAGACACTAGTGGCGAAGGAGTTAGGCATCTCAAGAAGCGACATATATCATCTTTCGATAATGCCGTGCTTCGATAAAAAACTAGAGAGTGCTAGACCAGAGAACACACCGGTGGAAACAGCGGCGCCTGACGTTGATTGTGTTCTTACAGCGAAGGAGCTCGTCAACCTCTTGGAAAACCTGAAGTATGAGCTCATGCCTACGAATGCCGCCAAGATTGCGTCACAGAACGCTAATATTTATAATCTAATGGCTCCTTCTCTCTGGCCACACAAAGAACTTTCATGGGCAAACGACTCTGGCTCGCTGTCTGGAGGCTACGCCTACAACTATTTAATGCTCACCAGGAACCACATGGTTTGCACTCGGCCAGAAACATACCTGGAAGCTGACTTCGAGGTGGTGACCATAGAGGGCAAAAACTCTGACTTGTACGAGTTAAGACTCATGCATAAGCCCAGCGGGCAGAAAATCGCTTCTGCAGCTGTGGTAAACGGTTTCAAAAACATTCAAAACTTGGTAAGGAAACTCAAGCCAGCTCCTGGAGGAGCTTCCAAACAGGGAAAGGTCAATCCTCTTGcagccagaagaagagcaagaatGGGCGCAAAGAATGGGTCTCCAGCTTCAGAGGCAGCTTCAGACACTGCTGACGCCTCCAAATGTGATTATGTTGAAGTCATGGCGTGCCCGGACGGGTGCATCAACGGGGGTGGCCAGATCACGCGACCACAGGACATTGCAGAGAAGGAATGGCTTTCACAGGTCAAGGATATTTATAGAGATATTGGTACAGTGGACATCTCGAGCATGGACAATGCAGAGATggcgaaaaaaatggagCAGTGGGCAGAAAGCTTCTGCGAAGAGAGTCAAATACCAACAGAGCGGCTCTTTGCCACTCATTTCAACGAGGTCGAGAAGCCTACCGATCCAAATGCTGTGCTTTTGGGTGCCAAATGGTAA
- a CDS encoding thioredoxin family protein, with protein sequence MAIKHFDTPEEFEEIIKTSQQNPVLVYFSGENCGPCLRVAPSFEEYSNEFKIDFYKTERPRKDGYIDIFRKQDPFIQAYPTFIIYYYGIAFGKILAKQPEHLKDWIHLMLNVLGKSELIANKSTE encoded by the coding sequence ATGGCCATCAAGCACTTCGACACGCCCGAAGAATTCGAAGAGATTATCAAGACACTGCAGCAAAACCCAGTGTTAGTGTACTTTTCTGGCGAAAACTGCGGTCCCTGCCTTAGAGTGGCACCTTCGTTTGAGGAGTACTCCAACGAGTTTAAAATCGATTTTTACAAGACTGAACGTCCAAGAAAGGATGGATACATTGATATCTTCAGAAAGCAGGATCCCTTCATCCAAGCGTATCCCACATTCATAATCTATTACTATGGCATAGCCTTTGGCAAGATCTTGGCCAAGCAACCCGAGCACCTCAAGGACTGGATCCACTTGATGCTCAATGTCTTGGGCAAGTCCGAGCTAATTGCTAATAAATCCACTGAATAG
- a CDS encoding OPT family small oligopeptide transporter produces the protein MSEKLDNLASIRSPGRDNPESHEVDLNAITSAPLSIGDVTEPFTTDQKFYILGRLGYEDLESFDDLPAEAVFMLEKIASIDINEAMDILKDSIEKYDGDMNVSIEDMDFLHELVAYESLGTVNEVKDNIRKTVEKNEVHASEHSLEESSTMSYKSEKPEIFDWELQSRTEAGIIAFWSIYREVRSVTQPYDDPSIPCETFRVYFIGLLWTVIGTFINQYFSQRQPAIGLGSAVVQLLIFPCGKFLEWALPAWDIKIWKWKFSLNPGPWSSKEQMLATLTYSVSGGVIYVSFNFHVLMMDRYYGVDWVDFGYQILLTLSTNFLGFGLAGIVRKFVVYPATCLWPSILPTIALNKALCSPEKKSKINGWSISSYRFFLLTFAASFVYFWIPDYLFTALSTFNWLTWIAPNNFNLAAVTGSQTGLGINPITSFDWNIINFNGPLAIPFYAYLSNYLGMVTAMICIIGVWWSNYKWTGFLPLNSNASFDNKGRPYQVTAVLNDKFLLDEEKYKEIGPPFYSAGNLVLYGGFFAIYPFTVFYTLLMNFKQIKHTAKGFWKMLKNRQVSNYDGFDDPFSRSMTKYKEVPEWVFTILLVISIVLGILAAKLYPSDAPVWTIFFAIGLNFVFLISICIVYSTTGFSFGLNVLVELIVGYAMPGNGLGLNFVKAFGYVIDAQSENYITNQKQAHYMRVPPRALFRIQMISVFLHSLVSLGTLKLMFNTIEDYCSPHQPQKFKCPSATTFYTASIFWGVIGPKRVFGGLYPILQWCFLIGFLLVFPCVLIKKYFGRYKVVKYFHPVVFIQGFLNWAPYNLSYYTPGLYASYVFMSYLRKRYTPWWSKYNYILSGGLSGGLAFASIIIFFAVQYHPKYISWWGNNVNSYGLDYVGPARLNVTLEAPDGYFGPRKGHYP, from the coding sequence ATGTCTGAGAAGTTGGACAACCTAGCCAGCATCAGAAGTCCTGGTAGGGACAACCCTGAGAGTCATGAAGTGGACTTGAATGCCATAACATCGGCTCCTCTTTCTATTGGTGATGTTACTGAACCGTTCACCACAGATCAAAAGTTCTACATCTTGGGCCGTCTAGGATACGAAGATCTTGAATCCTTTGATGACTTACCTGCTGAAGCGGTGTTcatgttggagaagatcgcTTCGATTGATATCAACGAAGCTATGGACATTCTCAAAGACTCCATAGAAAAGTATGATGGGGATATGAATGTGTCCATAGAAGACATggattttcttcatgagTTGGTTGCTTACGAATCCTTGGGAACAGTAAACGAGGTGAAAGACAACATTCGCAAGACAGTCGAAAAGAATGAGGTTCACGCAAGCGAGCACTCTTTAGAAGAGTCCTCGACAATGTCATACAAATCAGAGAAGCCGGAGATCTTTGATTGGGAATTACAGAGCAGAACAGAGGCAGGTATAATTGCCTTTTGGTCTATCTATCGTGAGGTGAGGTCTGTCACTCAGCCTTACGATGACCCCTCCATCCCTTGCGAGACATTCCGTGTGTATTTCATTGGACTTCTTTGGACAGTAATTGGAACGTTCATCAACCAATACTTCTCTCAAAGACAGCCTGCTATTGGCTTGGGATCAGCCGTTGTCCAGCTTCTTATATTTCCCTGCGGGAAGTTCTTGGAATGGGCACTTCCAGCTTGGGACATCAAAATTTGGAAATGGAAATTCAGTTTGAATCCAGGTCCTTGGAGCAGCAAAGAGCAAATGTTGGCCACTCTCACCTACTCTGTGAGTGGTGGTGTTATCTATGTTTCTTTCAACTTCCATGTTCTCATGATGGACCGCTACTACGGTGTTGATTGGGTAGATTTCGGCTACCAGATTCTCTTGACGTTGTCTACAAACTTTTTGGGTTTTGGTTTGGCTGGTATCGTTAGAAAGTTCGTTGTCTATCCTGCGACATGCCTTTGGCCAAGTATTCTCCCAACAATTGCTCTTAACAAAGCCTTGTGTCTgccagaaaagaagagtaaGATTAACGGCTGGTCTATCTCAAGTTACAGGttcttcctcctcaccTTTGCTGCTTCCTTTGTCTATTTCTGGATTCCTGACTACTTGTTCACAGCGCTCTCCACGTTCAACTGGCTTACGTGGATTGCACCAAATAACTTCAATCTAGCAGCGGTCACAGGCTCACAGACCGGGTTGGGAATCAACCCAATTACTTCTTTCGACTGGAACATTATCAATTTCAATGGTCCCTTGGCAATCCCTTTTTACGCCTACCTCAGCAACTACCTCGGGATGGTGACTGCTATGATCTGCATTATTGGTGTGTGGTGGTCTAACTACAAGTGGACTGGCTTCCTTCCACTTAATTCGAACGCATCTTTCGACAACAAGGGTAGACCATACCAAGTGACAGCTGTGCTCAACGATAAGTTTCTTCTCGATGAAGAGAAGTACAAGGAAATTGGGCCCCCATTCTATTCAGCTGGTAATCTTGTTTTGTACGGAGGGTTCTTTGCAATCTATCCGTTTACCGTCTTCTACACTTTACTCATGAACTTTAAACAAATCAAGCACACTGCCAAAGGCTTCTGgaagatgttgaaaaaTAGACAGGTATCCAACTACGATGGTTTTGACGATCCATTCAGCAGATCCATGACAAAGTACAAGGAGGTCCCTGAATGGGTTTTCACCAtcttgttggtgatttcgATTGTTCTCGGTATTTTGGCAGCAAAACTATACCCTTCAGATGCCCCAGTGTGGACTATTTTCTTTGCCATTGGGTTGAACTTTGTTTTTCTCATTTCAATTTGCATTGTCTACTCAACAACTggattttcttttggtcTCAATGTATTGGTGGAGTTGATCGTAGGTTATGCGATGCCCGGAAATGGATTGGGCCTTAACTTTGTGAAGGCGTTTGGTTATGTCATTGATGCACAGTCTGAGAACTACATCACGAACCAAAAACAGGCACACTACATGAGAGTTCCTCCAAGAGCACTTTTTCGGATTCAGATGATCTCGGtgtttcttcattctctcGTGTCGTTAGGAACTCTCAAGTTGATGTTCAATACCATTGAAGATTACTGCTCGCCCCACCAACCACAGAAGTTCAAGTGTCCATCAGCAACGACATTCTACACTGCTTCTATTTTCTGGGGTGTGATCGGACCAAAAAGAGTTTTTGGCGGGCTTTACCCAATCTTGCAGTGGTGTTTCTTGATTGGCTTCTTATTGGTCTTCCCATGtgtgttgatcaagaagtactTTGGGAGATACAAGGTTGTCAAGTACTTCCATCCCGTTGTTTTCATTCAGGGTTTCCTCAACTGGGCACCTTACAACTTGAGTTATTACACTCCTGGACTCTACGCATCTTACGTTTTCATGAGCTATCTCAGAAAGAGGTACACCCCATGGTGGTCGAAATACAACTATATTCTCTCTGGTGGATTATCAGGAGGATTGGCGTTTGCTAGTAttatcatcttctttgccGTGCAATACCATCCCAAGTATATCAGCTGGTGGGGAAACAATGTCAACCTGTATGGGCTTGACTACGTGGGTCCAGCTAGACTTAATGTGACGTTGGAGGCCCCAGATGGATACTTTGGACCAAGAAAAGGGCACTACCCATAA